A stretch of DNA from Rhizobium sp. EC-SD404:
CATTCTAGACGCTAGAGTGCAAACGTTTTTTTCCATATGCGCAGGCTGACTCCAGAAAGAAAACCCCCGCGGCACGCCGCGGGGGTCGAAGGTCACCAGTCGCCCGGATCGACCGGGCAGGTCGGTTTAGACCGAGTAGTACATGTCGAATTCGACCGGGTGTGGCGTCATTTCGAAACGCATCACTTCGGCCATCTTCAGGTCGATGAAGGCATCGATCTGGTCGTCGTCGAACACGCCACCGGCCGTCAGGAACTTGCGGTCGCGGTCGAGGCTCTGAAGAGCTTCACGCAAGCTACCGCAGACGGTCGGAATCTTCTTCAGCTCCTTCGGCGGCAGGTCGTAAAGGTCCTTGTCCATGGCCTTGCCCGGATGGATCTTGTTCTTGATGCCGTCGAGGCCAGCCATCAGCATGGCAGCAAAGGCGAGGTAGGGGTTCGCCGTCGGATCCGGGAAGCGGACTTCGACGCGCTTCGACTTCGGCGAAGAGCCGAAGGGAATGCGGCACGATGCCGAGCGGTTGCGGGCCGAGTAGGCGAGCAGAACGGGTGCTTCATAGCCCGGGACCAGACGCTTGTAGGAGTTGGTCGACGGGTTGGTGAAGGCGTTCAGCGCCTTGGCGTGCTTGATGATGCCGCCGATGTAGTAGAGGCAGTTCTCCGAAAGGCCGGCATATTCATCGCCTGCGAAAGTCGGCTTGCCGTCTTTCCAGATCGACTGGTGAACGTGCATGCCCGAGCCGTTGTCGCCATAGATCGGCTTTGGCATGAAGGTCGCCGTCTTGCCGTAGGCGTTCGCGACCTGATGGATCACGTACTTGTAGATCTGCATCTTGTCGGCGTTGCGGGTCAGGGTATCGAACATGATGCCGAGTTCGTGCTGGGCAGCAGCCACCTCGTGGTGGTGCTTTTCGACCTTCACGCCCATCTCGGCCATGACCGTCAGCATTTCAGAACGCATGTCCTGGCAGCTGTCGATCGGGGGAACCGGGAAGTAGCCGCCCTTGACGCGCGGACGGTGGCCGAGGTTGCCCGTGTCGTAGTCGGAATCGTCGTTCGACGGCAGTTCGGTCGAGTCGAGCTTGAAGCCCGTGTTGTACGGGTCGGCCTTGTACTTGACGTCGTCGAAGACGAAGAACTCGGCTTCCGGACCGACGTAGCAGGTGTCGCCGATGCCGGATGCCTTCATGTAGGCTTCGGCTTTCTTGGCGGTGCTGCGCGGGTCGCGGTTATAGGACTCGCCCGTGACCGGATCGAGAATGTCGCAGATGATGACCATCGTGGACTGGGCGAAGAACGGATCGACGTGAGCCGTTTCCGTGTCCGGCATCAGCACCATGTCGGACTCGTTGATGGCCTTCCAGCCACCGATCGAAGAGCCGTCGAACATCACGCCATCGGCGAACATGTCGTCGTCGACCATCGACGAATCCATCGTGACGTGCTGCAGCTTACCCTTGGGGTCGGTAAAGCGCAGGTCGACGAATTTGACGTCGTTGTCCTTGATCTGTTTCAAGATGTCCTTGGCACTCATCAGCAATTTTCCCTGTTTGAGATATTAAGAAAACGATGGCACGCAGAAGTCGGCGCGCCGGGCAACTTAGATGGCGTCGACACCGGTTTCACCGGTACGGATGCGGATCACCTCTTCCACATTCGACACGAAGATCTTGCCGTCTCCGATCCGGCCGGTTTGGGCCGCGTTGCGGATGGCCTCGATGGCGGCGTCCGCCGTCTCGTCCGACAAGACGATCTCGACCTTCACCTTAGGCAGGAAGTCGACCACATATTCGGCGCCGCGGTAGAGTTCGGTGTGACCCTTCTGGCGTCCGAAGCCCTTTGCCTCGGTGACCGTGATGCCCTGCAAGCCGACTTCCTGAAGTGCTTCTTTCACCTCGTCGAGCTTGAAGGGTTTGATGATCGCCTCGATCTTTTTCATGAGAAAACCTGCTCTCCGCTTTTCCCGGTTACGCGTGGTGCCGCGCCCGCTCCCAGACGTATGCACGGGCCGTGCCACATCGCACGAATTCGAGCTCTAATGTCACAAAAGCGCAAGTTGCGGCAGCAATTTTTCTGCAAATCCGCCCAAGAAAGCCTATCGTCGTGCAAAAAATGTTCGTCTTGCTCGAAATCGACACAGATGGCGCCAGACTCAGGCGGTCATTGCGCCGTGTTGTTGTGATCACATTTTTAGCAGTATGCACAAATATACGGCGGAATTCTCAGCGGGGCTTGTCGCTGAATTTGAACTAAGCATCACCTGCCAACCGAAGATAAGCCTTCGGTGCTGCGCCTAAAATGCGCTTGAACATCGTAGTGAAAGCCGGAACGCTGTCGTAGCCGAGATCGAGCGCTACCGTTGTAACGGTCTCGCCTTCGCTGAGGCGCGGCAGCGCGGTGACGATACACGCTTGCTGTCGCCAGGCGGCAAGCGACAAGCCTGTTTCACGCCGAAAAATGCGTGTGAAGGTTCTCCGACTCATGCCCGCGTCAGCGGCCCAACGATTGGTGTCTGCATGCGGTGTTGGGCGAGCCAAAAATCCTGACACAACGCCGCCAGCCGGGGATGGGCAGGGAAGGGCACGCCAAGCGGCCGTTCCGCCAGCTGCGGTATCTCATGCAGCAGGCATTGCATGATGAGCCGAGAACGCTCGTCCGTCGGTGCCACAGAACCAATCGCCTCCGCTTCGGCAATCAGGCTGCGCATCAAAGGCGTCAATCCGGCGACATGAAGGTGGCGGGGCAGATCGGGCAGAACGCCAGGGCGCACATACACCGAATACATCCGGACGTCGCCGATGGCATCGACGGCATGTGTCGTTTCCGCTGGGATCCAGAGTGCATGCTCGGGAGGGACGAGCCAGCGACCCATGCGTGTGGTCACGGTGACGACGCCGGTCAACGCGTGCAGCAGTTGCGAGCGCGTATGGTGGTGGTCGGGAATATGGTCGCCATCCTGGTAGCGCGTCGCCACGGCGACGATCGGATCGTCGGCTGCATCCAACAGCCGCTCGCGATCAGCCAGATAGGCCACCAATGTCGTCTTGGAGTTTTCCATGTGATTGGCCCGATCCCGTAAGAAATCGACCAGACCACGTAAGCGGGACGTGCACAACGGGATTATGGAATGCTGATGGCCCATCCCGGAGAGGAAATTGCGTGACCATCAGTGAAGCCCAGACAGAACGGCCGGCAGCCGAGAGTGCGGCGATGGCTGTCGTCTTCGCGCTCAGCGCCTGTCATTTCCTCAATGATCTGATGCAGTCGATGCTGGCCGCAATCTACCCGATGCTGAAAGACAATTACGGATTGTCCTTCGGACAGATCGGCCTGTTGACTCTGACATTTCAGGTCACGGCGTCGCTCCTGCAGCCGCTGATCGGCGCCTATGCCGACAAGCGACCGCTGACTTATTCCCTACCGGTCGGAATGGCTTTTACGTTCATCGGCCTGATCATGCT
This window harbors:
- the glnA gene encoding type I glutamate--ammonia ligase, whose amino-acid sequence is MMSAKDILKQIKDNDVKFVDLRFTDPKGKLQHVTMDSSMVDDDMFADGVMFDGSSIGGWKAINESDMVLMPDTETAHVDPFFAQSTMVIICDILDPVTGESYNRDPRSTAKKAEAYMKASGIGDTCYVGPEAEFFVFDDVKYKADPYNTGFKLDSTELPSNDDSDYDTGNLGHRPRVKGGYFPVPPIDSCQDMRSEMLTVMAEMGVKVEKHHHEVAAAQHELGIMFDTLTRNADKMQIYKYVIHQVANAYGKTATFMPKPIYGDNGSGMHVHQSIWKDGKPTFAGDEYAGLSENCLYYIGGIIKHAKALNAFTNPSTNSYKRLVPGYEAPVLLAYSARNRSASCRIPFGSSPKSKRVEVRFPDPTANPYLAFAAMLMAGLDGIKNKIHPGKAMDKDLYDLPPKELKKIPTVCGSLREALQSLDRDRKFLTAGGVFDDDQIDAFIDLKMAEVMRFEMTPHPVEFDMYYSV
- a CDS encoding P-II family nitrogen regulator yields the protein MKKIEAIIKPFKLDEVKEALQEVGLQGITVTEAKGFGRQKGHTELYRGAEYVVDFLPKVKVEIVLSDETADAAIEAIRNAAQTGRIGDGKIFVSNVEEVIRIRTGETGVDAI
- a CDS encoding AraC family transcriptional regulator, which encodes MSRRTFTRIFRRETGLSLAAWRQQACIVTALPRLSEGETVTTVALDLGYDSVPAFTTMFKRILGAAPKAYLRLAGDA
- a CDS encoding AraC family ligand binding domain-containing protein, producing MENSKTTLVAYLADRERLLDAADDPIVAVATRYQDGDHIPDHHHTRSQLLHALTGVVTVTTRMGRWLVPPEHALWIPAETTHAVDAIGDVRMYSVYVRPGVLPDLPRHLHVAGLTPLMRSLIAEAEAIGSVAPTDERSRLIMQCLLHEIPQLAERPLGVPFPAHPRLAALCQDFWLAQHRMQTPIVGPLTRA